In the Balaenoptera acutorostrata chromosome 16, mBalAcu1.1, whole genome shotgun sequence genome, AAATGTGCAGCCATTACTCTATGTATCAATATTCTTAGTGTATCATTAACCAAAATAAGATGCACATGTGACATTATCATCCCTTTTCATTTAAAACACACGaacactgggaattccctggcggtgcagtggttaggactcagcactttcactcctgtggccggggtttgatccctgctctgggaactaACAACCCACAAGCCTTGCAGCacagccaaacacacacacacacacacaaattggtCTAGCACAGAAAAAAAGGGGGTAGTATAAacctaaaatgttaataatagttaCCACTGTGAAATAGAATTAAAGTAAaggggaattttattttttttttacttgaagcttttaattttataggTATGCATATCCAAACACACTGGACTATACATTCCCCTACAGAGACGATCTTGaggtccttttaaaatttatgtactaAAAGCATAAGACAGtctcattaattaatgagctTAATTTAAAAGCAACTGaccaacacagaaaacaaacttatggttaccaaaggggaaaggggggggagggaaaaattaggagttcAGGATTAAcggatacacattactatatataaaatagataaacaacaaggacctactatatagcacagggaactatattcaatatcttgtaataacctataatggaaaagaatctgaaaaggaatatgtatataaatatgtataactgaatcactttgctggacacctgtaactaacacaaaTTGTAAATCAGCTAAACTTCAATTTTTTAACATGTGCttccaacctaaatgtccattgcccgatgaatgaataaagaaaatgtggcacgtatatacaattgaataccactcagccataaaaaggaacgaaagcgagttatttgtaatgaggtggatggacctagagtctgtcatacagagtgaagtaagtcagaaaaagaaagaaaaatactgtatgccaaagcacatatatggaatctaaaaaaaaacggtactgatgaacctagtggcagggcaggaataaagacacagatgtagagaatggacttgaggacacgagcagaaggggaagctgggacgaagtaagagaatatagcattgacacatatacactaccaaatgtaaagtggaTGGCTATTGgtaagctgctgcatagcacagggagatcagctggatgctttgtgatcacctagaggggtgggatagggagggtgggagggaggctcaagagggaggggatatggggatatatgtatacatatagctgattcactttgttgtacagcagaaactagctcaacattgtaaagcaattatactccaataaagatataaaatatatatatataaaataaaataagataaaaataaaaatatgcttccAAGAATTCTGATAGTGCTAAAGATCTTTACTTTATGGTGCCCTCTAGTTTCCAGACCACCCTACCTATTCACAGTTCATTTTGCATCTTctgattttcttgttttcctaCTCAATCTAGATCCCTTGGACTGCTGTTACAATAGTTTTATTCTTTGATCTCCTGCATTTTTCAAAGACAAAGCAGGTAATAGAACATACTTggtatatatattagaaaaaaaattgacttttattattaagttatatctcatgtagttttttaaaaacactgggtATCACAAGtttataaatacatgaaaacatgTCCTACACTCTGCTAACTATAAAActaaactttaagaaaatatggaattccctgacagtccagtggataggactcggcgctttcactgccagggccccaggtTTAGGTAACTAAGATGCCTCAAGCTGTGCAGCacagtcaaaaaacaaacaaaaaaatagatacatcCAAATAATGTACTCaccacaaagtgggtatagagggaacacacctcaaaataataaaggccattatgATAAGccataagcccacagctaacatcatactcaatggtgaaaagctgaaagcatttcctgtaagatcaggaacaagacaaggatgcccctgttgctacttttattcaacatagtattggaagtcctagtcatagcaataagacaagaagaagaaataaaagcaatccaaattggaaaagaagtagtaaaactgtcactgtttgcagatgacatgataccatacatagaaaattctaaaaaattaccaaaaactataagagctcatcaatgaacttggtaaagttgcaggacagaaaattaatatacagaaatctcttgcatatctatacactaacaacaaaccatcagaaagagaaattaaggaaacaatgccatcaaaaagaataaaatacctaggaataactctaactaaggagataaaagagctgtactcagaaaactataagacattaatgaaagaaattgaagctgacacaaacagatggaaagatataccacgttcacggattggaagaattagtattttttaaatgaccatactatccaaggcaatctacagattcaatgcaatccctatcaaaataccaaatcAAAATTACCAAATAAttttttgtatgaaaacacaaaggaccctgaatagcccaaacaatcttgagaacaaagaaCAGAACTAGACGTATCATACTGCCTAACTTTAGACTATactatatagctacagtaatcaaaagagtatagtactggcacaaaaatagatccatagatcaatggaacagaatagagagtccagaaataaacccatgtacttatggtcaatctacaacaaagaaggcaggaatatacaatggggaaaagatagtctcttcaataggtggttcttgggaaagctggacagctacatgtaaaagaatgaaattagaaattttctgacaccacatataaaaatgaacacaaagtggattaaagaacaaaatgtaagacctgaaaccataaaactcctagaagaaaacataggcagacaccCTTTGAAATAAGTCACAGCATTATTTtgtggatctgtctcctaaaacaaaagaaacaaaagtaaaaataaacaaatggaatctaattaaatttaaaagctttgcacagcaaacgaaaccatcaacagaatgaaaaggcaacctactaaatgggagaaaatatttgcaaatgatatgaccaataaaggGTTagtattcaaaatacataaacagctcatacaactcaatataaaaaaaaaagcaggcaattAAAAAatgctgaggggcttccctggtggcgcagtggttgggagtccgcctgccaatgcagggcacacgggttcgagccctggtccgggaagatcccacatgccgcggagcaactaagcccgtgcgccacaactactgagcctgcgcgtctggagcctgtgctccgcaacaagagaggccgcggtagtgagaggcccgcgcaccgcgatgaagagtggtccccgctcgccgcaactggagaaagccctcgcacagaaacgacgacccaacacagccgaaaataaataaattaattaattaataaaaaaaaaaaaaaaaaaaaaaaaatgctgagaagATTTGAACGGACATTTTCCTGAAGATATATGTTGgctaaaaggcacatgaaaagatgttcaacatcactaatcttcagagaaatgcaaatcaaaaccacaacaagatatcacctcacatcagaatggctatcatcaagatgACCACatgtaacaaatgttggtgagaatgtggagaaaagggaaccctcgtacactgttgatagaaatataaattggtgcagtcactgtggaaaacagtatggaggttcctcaacaaactaaaaatagaactaccatatgattcagtgattccactcctaggtatatctaaagaaaatgaaaacactaattcaaaaagatacatgtacccaaatgttcacagcaggattatttaaatagccaagatatggaggcaaactaagtgtccatcaacagatgaatggataaagaagatgtggtatattatatatgatggaatactactcaaccataaaaaggaatgaaattttgccatttgcaacaacatggatggacttggagaatattattcttagtgaaataagtcagacagagaaagacaaatactgtatgatatcacttatatgtgatatctgaaaaataaaacaaatgaatgaatataacaaaacagaaacagaatcccagatgtagagaataaaccagtggttatcagtggggagaggaaagggggaagggtcaagataggggtagggaattaagacgtatcaactactatgtataaaataaatacgtTATAAGGATctagtgtacagcacagggaatgtaaccaatattttataataactttaaatggagtatataatctatataaaaattttgaatcactatgttgtatacctgaaactataacatacaattatataatattttatatataattataatatataatattttaaataaactatacctcaatttttaaaaatacataaaatcaacTTATTTAAATAGATACATCTAAATAAAGTATACATACATCTAAACAAACTATACAtaggtttgtttttaaataaaagtgttGAAAAGAAACTAACCTATGTGCTATTACTGGTTAATCTTGAACACTAAGATGGGGAAGAGAGCAATCCTTAGGAATTGTGTGAGCCAGGAGACGCTACTTAGCCTaaactataatttcttccttctaaGAGATCATATATGATTGTGATGGGAATTAGATGAGATAATGACTCAAGAGCACAGTGATGATGAGCTATCACTGAGAGAGCACAATTTCATTACAATagttataattcaaaaaaagttagCTGTATTCTAATATATTCCTTACTTGCAATAACACTTAATCTTCATACAACCCTGATGAAGACActgtgaaaaggtgctcaacattaaaagaaatgcaaattaaaatgacacagataacatttttcatttatcagaataacaatgaaaaagtttgacCACCTAGACCCTTGGGCAAGCTGTAGGGAGATAAACTTTCATATAATGTTGGTGGAAGTACAAAATGGTGCAACCCCTATGCAATTACTCctagggcaatttggcaataatTAATTATCAAAATTAAGTGCAACTTTAATACAGCAGTCTGAAATTTATCTTAGTTATACCTGcatataattactttttaacagctttgtatattttaacaaataGCTGAAAATATCCCAGTGTCCATCTGTAGCAGACTAATTCAATTGTGATACAGCTATATAATGCCTTGCAACTATAAAAAAggatgatagggacttccctggtggtgcagtggttaagaatccgcctgccaatgcaggggacaggggttccagccctggtctgggaagatcccacatgccgcggagcaactaagcctgtgggccacaactactgagcctgcgctctacagcccacgaaccacaactactgagcccgtgtgccacaactactgaagcccgcacacctagagcccgtgctccgcaacaagagaagcaaccacagtgagaagcccccgcactgcaatgaagagtagcccttgctcaccgcaactagagaaagcccgcacacagcaacaaagacccaaaaaaaacagccaaaaataaaacttaattaattaatttaaaaaaatatataggacttgtatatgaaatatttctttttgtatacaaagaaataatatacACATTCATATTTGCATAAAGAAACTCTGGAAGAATACAGCTCTTCCTCAGCACTGCCTTCGGAGGTGGCAGCCGTCTCCAGCTCGGCATCATGGCTGCCctcagaccccccccccccccccccccccgtgaaGCCCAAGGTCATCAAAAAGAGGACCAAGAAATTCATCCGGCACCAGTCAGACCAATATGTCAAAATTAAGCAGAACTGGTGGAAACCCAGAGGCATTGACAACAGGGTGCTCAGGAGATTCAAGGGCCAGATCTTGATGCCCAACATCAGTAATGGgagc is a window encoding:
- the LOC103013849 gene encoding 60S ribosomal protein L32-like, producing the protein MAIETLEEYSSSSALPSEVAAVSSSASWLPSDPPPPPPPVKPKVIKKRTKKFIRHQSDQYVKIKQNWWKPRGIDNRVLRRFKGQILMPNISNGSNKKTKHMLPSSFRKLLVHLVKELEVRLMCNKAYYAEIAHNLSSKNQKAIVERAAQLAIRITNPNARLLSKENE